The Deltaproteobacteria bacterium DNA segment CAGCCTGGTAAAGCGGACGATCATCCCCCTGGGAGTAACCTCGTCGTCTGGGCCGTGGATGTTCGACCAGACCACTTCACCCTCTGCGTGCAAAGACTCGCGTTGAGAAATTTCGATGCTGAAAGTGGCTCTGTCGTAGATCCGCAGTGGCTCGCTGCAGCAAACAAAGGCGGTATTGGTGGTGATACACTGGGTTTCTCCCTGTATAGGTCCTTCTGCTGTCAAGAAGATAACAGGATACTTTGCCTCTACT contains these protein-coding regions:
- a CDS encoding PilZ domain-containing protein, whose protein sequence is MSTLAKKKSDQYRRVEAKYPVIFLTAEGPIQGETQCITTNTAFVCCSEPLRIYDRATFSIEISQRESLHAEGEVVWSNIHGPDDEVTPRGMIVRFTRLSAQNRARLHKVIKGHYTRKLHAISGKS